The stretch of DNA GGCAGCCTGGGAACCCTGTCGGTGGTGGTGGGCAAGAACGGCGGCAACATCACGAACCTGAAAATCACCAGCCGCAGCACGGACTTTTACGATATTCTGGTGGATGTGGACGTCAAGGACGTGCGCCATCTGGCCAATATCGTGGCCGCCCTGCGCGCCACGCCGGTCATCAACTCGGTCGAGCGGGTCCGGGGGCGGTAGACCGCGGAGAAGGGGCCCGGGGCGCCGCCGGACCCGGCGCTGGCGAAACCTCCGGCAGTGGCAACCGGGCAAAGCGCGCGATCAGCCTTTCACCGAAAGAGGCCTTTGGACTGGCAGGAACCAGCTGCATTTCCGCCAGTACTTGACGGGCCTCGGGAGACTGCTGCAGTGTCCCGTTGTCCATCCGTTCCTGGATTTTCCCTGTCATCGCTCCCAGAGCAATGGCGAAGCGGTGCTCATCTTTTTTGGCACCGGTCAGCACCTGCACAAATCCTTCCGCCGCCGCCTGCGGATCCCCGCGGGCATGGGCCAGAATTCCGGCCATGACCCCTGCGGTTATAGCGGTATGTCCGGCCAGATTCTGCCGGACCATGGCTCCCCGCGCCCGGGTCACCAGCTCCGTGAAGAGATCCCTTTCGGCAAGCCCCTTCAGGCCTTCCTCATAGGCTGCTTTTTCAGCGTCAGATAACTGGGTCTCACTTTCTTTCAGCATGTCCTGGAGCCCTGGGAGACTGGGGTATTCCAGTCTCCATCCTCCAGGAAAAGGCTTAAGGAAGACTTAAGGGGTGTTACAGTCCAGAAGGGTTTTCAGGACATGCAGGCGCAGGGCGCTGGCCAGGTTGCCGCCCGTGCGGGACCGATCCACCTCTCCCACCAGGACCGCCAGGGACAGACCCCGTTCCCGGGCCAGGGACTCCAGCACGCTCCAGAATTCCGGCTCCAGAGCCACGCTGGTGGCATGGCCGGACATGAGGAATGACTTTTTCTTCAAGCGATCATGTCTTCCGGCTTCACCCACTGGTCGAACTGTTCCGCGGTTAGCAGGCCCAGGGCCACACCGGCCTCTTTCAGCGTTGTACCCTCTTTATGCGCTTTCTTGGCAATTTTCGCCGCGTTATCATAGCCGATATGCGGGTTCAGGGCCGTGACCAGCATCAGGCTTTTGTACAGCGAGTCCCGGATCTGGTTCCGGTTGGCCTCGATCCCCGCCACGCAGTTGTCGGTAAAGCTGTTGCAGGCGTCGGCCAGCAGGCGGATGGACTGCAGCAGGTTATAGATCATCACGGGCTTGAAGACGTTCAGCTCGAAATGGCCGTTCGACCCGCCCACGGTGACCGCCATGTGGTTGCCCATCACCTGGGTGCAGACCATGGTCATCGCCTCGGACTGGGTCGGATTGACCTTGCCTGGCATGATGGAGGAGCCGGGCTCATTCTCCGGCAGCGAGATTTCGCCGATGCCACAGCGGGGGCCCGAGCCCAGCAGGCGGATGTCATTGGCGATTTTCATCAGCGAGCACGCCAGCGTGTTCATGGCGCCCGAGGCCTCTACCACAGCGTCGTGGGCAGCCAGTGCCTCGAACTTGTTCTCGGCCGTTACGAACGGCAGGCCGGTCAGCCGGGCCACATGGGCGGCGAATTTTTCGGCAAACCCCTTTTTCGCGTTCAGGCCCGTGCCCACGGCCGTGCCGCCCTGGGCCAGCTGCAGCAGGCGCGGCAGCACATCCTTCACCCGCGAGATGCCGTATCTGATCTGCGTGGCATAGCCGGAAAACTCCTGCCCCAGCGTCAGCGGCGTGGCGTCCTGCAGGTGCGTGCGGCCAATCTTGACGATGGACGCAAACGCCGTCACCTTTGTTTCCAGCGCCTTGTACAGGTGGCCGAGCGCGGGCAGCAGGGCGTGATGCAGTTGCTCCACTGCCGCGATGTGCATAGCGGTGGGGAAACTGTCGTTGGACGACTGACCCATATTCACATGGTCGTTGGGGTGCACGGGCTTCTTGCTGCCCATATCGCCGCCCAGAATCTCAATAGCGCGGTTGGAAATCACCTCGTTGGCGTTCATGTTGGTCTGCGTGCCCGACCCCGTCTGCCACACCACCAGCGGAAAATGATCCAGCAGGATACCGTCGATCACCTCGTCGGCAGCTTTGGCGATGGCATCGCCCAGCTTTTTGTCCAGGGCCCCCAGATCCATGTTGGCCAGCGCCGAGGCCTTTTTCTGGATCCCCAGCGCGCGGATCAGCGGAGCGGGCATCCTCTCGCCGCCAATCCTGAAATTCTGCAGCGACCGCTGGGTCTGTGCGCCCCAGTATCTATCCGCCGGAACATCGATGGGACCAAAGGAATCGGTTTCAGTACGGACGGGGGAACGGGATGTCATGATGATGCCTGTATGCTGGAGAATCCGGTGATTTTTCTAGCACACAGTAAAAATACGGCAAAGGGGTGGGCTTTCCGGATTATCCCCTCACATGCCCGTCACCCAGAACGACGTTCTTGTACGTGGTCAGCTGCTCCAGCCCCACCGGTCCGCGGGCGTGGAGACGCCCTGTGGCAATGCCGATTTCCGCCCCCATACCAAACTCGCCGCCATCCGCGAACTGGGTCGAGGCGTTGTGCATGACAATGGCGCTGTCCACCTGTTGCAGAAATGTATCGGCGGCGGCAGGCGAAGATGTCACGATGCTGTCGGTGTGGTGCGATCCATAGCGTTCGATATGAGCCACAGCCCCGTGAACACCGTCCACAACTTTCACAGCGATAATGGCGTCCAGATATTCGGTTTCCCAGTCACTCTCCGCGGCGGGCCTGACGCGTGGATCAACGGCACAGACCTGCTCGTCTCCACTCACCTCGCACCCCGCGTCCAGCAGCA from Pseudomonadota bacterium encodes:
- a CDS encoding ribbon-helix-helix domain-containing protein; the encoded protein is MSGHATSVALEPEFWSVLESLARERGLSLAVLVGEVDRSRTGGNLASALRLHVLKTLLDCNTP
- a CDS encoding glutamate-5-semialdehyde dehydrogenase; the protein is DRVAVGELLRLDRYVDVIVPRGGKSLIARVQQESRVPVLAHLDGNNHVYVDGMADLGMAKNVVLNAKMRRTGICGAAETLLVDAACAGSHLAPLVTMLLDAGCEVSGDEQVCAVDPRVRPAAESDWETEYLDAIIAVKVVDGVHGAVAHIERYGSHHTDSIVTSSPAAADTFLQQVDSAIVMHNASTQFADGGEFGMGAEIGIATGRLHARGPVGLEQLTTYKNVVLGDGHVRG
- the fumC gene encoding class II fumarate hydratase, yielding MTSRSPVRTETDSFGPIDVPADRYWGAQTQRSLQNFRIGGERMPAPLIRALGIQKKASALANMDLGALDKKLGDAIAKAADEVIDGILLDHFPLVVWQTGSGTQTNMNANEVISNRAIEILGGDMGSKKPVHPNDHVNMGQSSNDSFPTAMHIAAVEQLHHALLPALGHLYKALETKVTAFASIVKIGRTHLQDATPLTLGQEFSGYATQIRYGISRVKDVLPRLLQLAQGGTAVGTGLNAKKGFAEKFAAHVARLTGLPFVTAENKFEALAAHDAVVEASGAMNTLACSLMKIANDIRLLGSGPRCGIGEISLPENEPGSSIMPGKVNPTQSEAMTMVCTQVMGNHMAVTVGGSNGHFELNVFKPVMIYNLLQSIRLLADACNSFTDNCVAGIEANRNQIRDSLYKSLMLVTALNPHIGYDNAAKIAKKAHKEGTTLKEAGVALGLLTAEQFDQWVKPEDMIA